aaacATACGTGTAAGAATTAGATGAACTAACAGTCCCTATGGTCTGCATTTTCCATGTTTTAccatgaaatttatataaatcttttaaaaatcgatctctGTGAATACTAATatccatttttaaatttatcagaTCTTTTTCAGTTAACTGTAAAAATGTTTGAAGCTCCATTCCTTGAAAAAGATTAGTATAATTTCGTAATCCCATTCCATACAAAATATCTGATATATCACACTTAACAACTTGATTTTGATTAGGAGACAATCTATGAAACATATGTTTCCATTCATCCATTCTAGATAATTCATATGTAGTTGATACATCATTTTCACTGGGTAATAATGATAAGATCTGAAATATTTACtagatgaattaatttttaaataagaaattacataataatatacctCCTCATATCCTTTTAAATTTGCTATGTCTTTAGCAGTTtcataatgattatttttaattgtgaCATCAGCTTGATTGTCCAAAAGTAATTTTACTATTTCAACTTCATTGCTTAAGACAGCATACATCAAAGCCTGAAGAAagtataaaacataaaaatattattttgggtacttatttcatatattgttattagatatgatgattaatttcatttataattattacaaaacttACAGTATAACCATCACTATCATaagcattaatatttttggtatattttattagttcCCTCactatttctattttgtttgttttacaAGCATACATTAAAGCTGTTAGCCTATTAAAATATCATagtctattatatttatatatttaatattattataattattattaaaagttttagCATAGTATTTACTTTTGATTATTAGTTGCATCTACATTATTTGATGCTTCAATTAACAGAAATAAACAGCTTAAACaatcttctatttttccttttgtagAACTACATAATGCCATTAATGGTGTAAATCCatctaaattatattacaagaattagattatagtatataatacaataaaaaaaaatcatgtaatACCTTTATGTAAATTAGCATTAGCTCCATGTGTCAGAAGGTATTCAACAATTTTTACGTTACAAGATGATGCAGCATGTAAAAGTAAAGTCCAACcggtatttaaaaaattattcacatcatgatctaaatatatttgaataaataaaatgattcattaactaaaattaaaaaaagtaaaaaagaaaaaaaactagaatttaatttatagaatagaatcatttaatttaatatagtaATTACCATTAAGATACTTTTCAATTATATCTAAGTTTCCTATGTTACATGCATTTAGCACaagattttctttgttttctctccctctatattttttatttttattaacaaatgttTTGTTGCCCTTAGAATGTAACTTTGTATCCTATACATAAGAACATTTACAATGTAATCATTTATACCAATAAAAAACAATGGCTAAAACAATTGTTTGTTGTGTTAattttagttatatatataaatattataatattaaaattttatgcatatatatatgtatatattgaaatttaaattaaaacaaatatttttcacctCATTTACATtatgaagtttttttttctccatttcttcgatagtaataaaattagaagCTTCTTTAGCTATATCAGTATTCTTATTAGACATTCACTTGTTTTTAGTTTTCCCTATAAGGTGATAATTTCAAAAccaagtaaaataaaatatatcgcaTGATTCGATGAAATTCAAAACAACGTATATGTCTCTTCTCACCTACTATtcagaaatattattcttttttgtttaactGATAGCGCCACTTTTGGCGCCTTTGTATTGAACTGACCCGGGAAATTTGAATGAATTTACACGTGCTCATTGttatttgattattctttAATACTCGTTATACATAccgaaaattttttctatttatttcttctgatAGAATACAATTGATAtcatatgaaaattaaaaaaataataaaattttttataattattcaactattgattatttaattataaattcatttttgacattattttaatattttgtataaataagcAGTCAATTTGAAGATCTACatagattttaaataatcttcaaataataatattgaaatattttcatcgattaattttaaataattagttTTTATTGAACGTTTTCGTTGATGTTTGCTTAGAGAAacatgttttataattttgtttcatgTTTTACTCTAGCTTTAAAAAGTTGATTTGGTCGTAGAATACCATATAAGTTATTATGATGagaattattagatattgCAATATCAGTAGAAGCATCACAATTATTACTAGATAAATCTGttccttcattattttttagtgCATATTTCCGTTGCTGAGTTCTATCAGAACTACAATTGTGACCTTCTTTCATAACAACTTGTAATTCAGAATCTGTTTCCTCCTCATTATCTGCACTATCTACATCtcctaaaaataatataatatgtaacatTGAATACTTATCagttaaacaaatatataaatacagataatatatataaagctaCTAACCATCAGAACTGTAAGTAGAAGGTAAATAAAATCTAGATGGTTGTATTTTACTAGTACCACCGCATCGTTCTTTATCTCGAAGCATATTAGTGGagtgataatatttaaattcccGAGGAAGTGTATAACTTCTAGGTAATGATACTTGACTACCTTCCATATCGCTGATTTCGCCTTCTTCACTTTCATCTTTGGaactttctccttttccattccggcttttatataaatatttttaaatattaatgaaatttgagTGATTGCATATTTCTATTACATTAATTttgatatcaataataaaaatttcatccaTTACCTATGATTAAGATGACCAGGAGGTGTCCAATGAGCACAATGTATGGGAAGACATCTAGGTGCTAATAAAATTTCTGgtacatttgttttttctctttgcgatACTTTCCATAAACTTGAAGAATGGGAATTAGAATGATATGGCGAtactggtggtggtggtaataAACAATGCATTTTAACTGGCGGCCACGATGTTAATGTGACACCTTCATCGCCATCGGATACTAGTGAAGgtgatgtaaataatatagtatttgGAGAAGTATGTAACTTCTTGCTTGGTGGTGGCTGTTGATTTAATACTGATGGAGAAGATGAAAACGTAGACGGAGATGCTGACAAAGGtggaaataattttccttcttttatctcttcttgtATAGCTTTCAGCTCACGAAGTTGTTGCTGTTTTTTTTGCCTTAATTTCTCTCGTATTAAATTTACGCTCAAAGAACTACCTGTTTCTGTTtcgattgtatttttttgtgtATTTGAATCATCACTCTGTTTCAAAGTGATGCTTGAATTATTCTTTGTcaaatatagtaaatatacattattttacattacaaTTTTACCTGCAAGACATTCGAAAACGATGCAGCTTTTTTCCAAAATGGTATTATCTGTTGGTGTCCATTGTTTCCATTAATCCACTGTTTAGTATCTTCACTTGCAGTAGTAGGAGTTACAGTAGATGTAGACTGATCttgtggaggtggtggaggtaCAAATGTAGTaggctttttctttttacgatttgGATTTACTACCGCTGCATTAGCAAAACGACAATTAAATACACCAGGTATACCactattattcaattttacttttcttgttGCTAcatctttatctatttttttttcctttacataGTCTATATTCCTTTCTTCTGAATTGTCCTACACAATAACGgattaaaaaagatcaaaatgTACAagttttattgaatattattacattattaataacaatattttaatttccaaTAAATTACAAACCTGGTTAGACATAATTGCAAGATTTGAAGTAGTCATTCTACCACCAACTTCATACGTTAATCTTCTTATATGAAAGAATCTGTAAATATACATTAAGTGTTTTacacaattaaaaataaagtattgatattgaattttttatcacaATGATCACAATGTGTGATACATGCACATGAACTGCTTCAGgcaaaaacacaaaaaaattaaacttatatacataagaaaaaaaatatatatatctatttctatgaAATGTGTGAAGGTTATTTAAATGACtaatatatgtaaaacaaaaattattatatgtatgtacatgcattataaataaaataatatggatggtattgatagaaaaataaaagccaTTTGGATATTTTGAtctgatatatagatagattcaAACAAGTGCAGCAATTAATGATGTGATAAGGATTTTCTATAATTGTATACAGAGcataagtattataaatttcctcataagaaaataaaaaaaaaaaataaataa
This window of the Vespula vulgaris chromosome 1, iyVesVulg1.1, whole genome shotgun sequence genome carries:
- the LOC127062423 gene encoding ankyrin repeat, SAM and basic leucine zipper domain-containing protein 1-like isoform X1 translates to MSNKNTDIAKEASNFITIEEMEKKKLHNVNEDTKLHSKGNKTFVNKNKKYRGRENKENLVLNACNIGNLDIIEKYLNDHDVNNFLNTGWTLLLHAASSCNVKIVEYLLTHGANANLHKDGFTPLMALCSSTKGKIEDCLSCLFLLIEASNNVDATNNQKLTALMYACKTNKIEIVRELIKYTKNINAYDSDGYTALMYAVLSNEVEIVKLLLDNQADVTIKNNHYETAKDIANLKGYEEILSLLPSENDVSTTYELSRMDEWKHMFHRLSPNQNQVVKCDISDILYGMGLRNYTNLFQGMELQTFLQLTEKDLINLKMDISIHRDRFLKDLYKFHGKTWKMQTIGTVSSSNSYTFYDGIVSMGIIAKQVLVMTSTFHYIKKNINNDPPEVMFGNNIQISKYLRSIKNVEEALANMKQKLLQVKTLVKKMNVQNTLNEPPCHIGSKTAKNFYFKPIILSILLVCGIYLTRV
- the LOC127062423 gene encoding ankyrin repeat, SAM and basic leucine zipper domain-containing protein 1-like isoform X3 — protein: MAASSCNVKIVEYLLTHGANANLHKDGFTPLMALCSSTKGKIEDCLSCLFLLIEASNNVDATNNQKLTALMYACKTNKIEIVRELIKYTKNINAYDSDGYTALMYAVLSNEVEIVKLLLDNQADVTIKNNHYETAKDIANLKGYEEILSLLPSENDVSTTYELSRMDEWKHMFHRLSPNQNQVVKCDISDILYGMGLRNYTNLFQGMELQTFLQLTEKDLINLKMDISIHRDRFLKDLYKFHGKTWKMQTIGTVSSSNSYTFYDGIVSMGIIAKQVLVMTSTFHYIKKNINNDPPEVMFGNNIQISKYLRSIKNVEEALANMKQKLLQVKTLVKKMNVQNTLNEPPCHIGSKTAKNFYFKPIILSILLVCGIYLTRV
- the LOC127062376 gene encoding uncharacterized protein LOC127062376, coding for MAQHRQPQQNEFLPLCDVLFNIISLASYFCDIVFDFAMVYALAHHSVGQPTVFPLSITFITTSLLACQIVSIRWYLWGARGKLIDNDTNRDCNVNPCKKTGNWTLGCVLLLHTTQAGVLWRYFKLFIPVDLAYVKHEVRELCVLRLIHAFCEAAPMLLLQLYLLSIGINDNLGIENEKIKSGEVKDSEKLTKLTAVSAGLSLWSVCWAVASFSKGAARLRNLERLVLTWLGVLAQLFWRLGTVSARVGALVVYASLYGGQWLLIVMALHWLSMLTWLLLTPDGLFHVGERLPLMRKSILASMLAFVYIFAYVNLHETNHRQKMVIFYTVMLLENSLLTGVWAVGINRSDLHLHQPNPVNLVLTLVALFFCGMFFMALYYRFFHIRRLTYEVGGRMTTSNLAIMSNQDNSEERNIDYVKEKKIDKDVATRKVKLNNSGIPGVFNCRFANAAVVNPNRKKKKPTTFVPPPPPQDQSTSTVTPTTASEDTKQWINGNNGHQQIIPFWKKAASFSNVLQSDDSNTQKNTIETETGSSLSVNLIREKLRQKKQQQLRELKAIQEEIKEGKLFPPLSASPSTFSSSPSVLNQQPPPSKKLHTSPNTILFTSPSLVSDGDEGVTLTSWPPVKMHCLLPPPPVSPYHSNSHSSSLWKVSQREKTNVPEILLAPRCLPIHCAHWTPPGHLNHSRNGKGESSKDESEEGEISDMEGSQVSLPRSYTLPREFKYYHSTNMLRDKERCGGTSKIQPSRFYLPSTYSSDGDVDSADNEEETDSELQVVMKEGHNCSSDRTQQRKYALKNNEGTDLSSNNCDASTDIAISNNSHHNNLYGILRPNQLFKARVKHETKL
- the LOC127062423 gene encoding ankyrin repeat, SAM and basic leucine zipper domain-containing protein 1-like isoform X2, giving the protein MSNKNTDIAKEASNFITIEEMEKKKLHNDTKLHSKGNKTFVNKNKKYRGRENKENLVLNACNIGNLDIIEKYLNDHDVNNFLNTGWTLLLHAASSCNVKIVEYLLTHGANANLHKDGFTPLMALCSSTKGKIEDCLSCLFLLIEASNNVDATNNQKLTALMYACKTNKIEIVRELIKYTKNINAYDSDGYTALMYAVLSNEVEIVKLLLDNQADVTIKNNHYETAKDIANLKGYEEILSLLPSENDVSTTYELSRMDEWKHMFHRLSPNQNQVVKCDISDILYGMGLRNYTNLFQGMELQTFLQLTEKDLINLKMDISIHRDRFLKDLYKFHGKTWKMQTIGTVSSSNSYTFYDGIVSMGIIAKQVLVMTSTFHYIKKNINNDPPEVMFGNNIQISKYLRSIKNVEEALANMKQKLLQVKTLVKKMNVQNTLNEPPCHIGSKTAKNFYFKPIILSILLVCGIYLTRV